In Brachypodium distachyon strain Bd21 chromosome 2, Brachypodium_distachyon_v3.0, whole genome shotgun sequence, one genomic interval encodes:
- the LOC100823358 gene encoding uncharacterized protein At5g39865: MWLPWVKTRSSSPSSTCSSTALSAASPRLSFSSPSLKDLQALLHSDPSAPSPSPPPPHTAPCSPSARVFHRVRVAASALRALRTLQAPPAAAEADRRVVLYYTSLHVIRTTYEDCRAVRAILRGLRASVDERDLAMDPLYLKELAALLPRGRRVTLPQVFVGGRHLGGADELRRLHESGELRRVVAGAASLAACGRCGGERYVMCGSCDGSHKRYSLKGGGGFRTCAGCNENGLVRCPDCSPPAV; encoded by the coding sequence ATGTGGCTGCCCTGGGTCAagacgcgctcctcctccccctcctccacctgctCCTCCACTgcgctctccgccgcctcgccgcgcctgtccttctcctccccctccctcaAAGATCTCCAGGCCCTCCTCCACTCCGACCCCTCCGCGCCctcgccgtccccgccgccgccgcacacgGCGCCCTGCTCCCCCTCCGCCCGCGTCTTCCACCGGGTCCGCGtagccgcctccgccctccgCGCCCTCCGCACGCTCcaggcgccgcccgccgccgccgaggccgacCGCCGCGTGGTGCTCTACTACACCTCCCTCCACGTCATCCGGACCACCTATGAGGACTGCCGCGCCGTGCGCGCCATCCTGCGCGGCCTCCGGGCCTCCGTCGACGAGCGCGACCTCGCCATGGACCCGCTCTACCTCAAGGagctcgccgccctcctcccccgagGCCGCCGCGTCACCCTCCCCCAGGTCTTcgtcggcggccgccacctcggcggcgccgacgagctccgccgcctccacgagTCCGGCGAGCTGCGCCGCGTCGTAGCTGGCGCCGCATCCCTCGCCGCCTGCGGCcggtgcggcggcgagcgctaCGTTATGTGCGGCAGCTGCGACGGTAGCCACAAGCGTTACAGCCtcaagggcggcggcggcttccgcACCTGCGCCGGCTGCAACGAGAACGGCCTCGTACGGTGCCCAGACTGCTCCCCACCGGCCGTATGA